Sequence from the Mixophyes fleayi isolate aMixFle1 chromosome 4, aMixFle1.hap1, whole genome shotgun sequence genome:
gttttgtgtgagtgaaggggccagtgtatgttttcctcctctaaaactaggtgcgtcttatagtcaggtgcgtcttatggagcgaaaaatacggtatgtaACATTATGGAATTCTGCTAAGTCTATGTTAGAGAGATTTATTCATTAAGCAACGTAAATGCCAATTTGTGCAATAAATGTTAAATTGCGGTGCTTATGTCCAGAAACCGACTGCTAGCACTTGTGTTTGCAAACAAGAACaactttaaaattacattttatgtcttgtagacattgataacatcctgatatatgtatttcactggtgaaaaataaaaataaagacatattttttctatgtgttttcataaataatattaatatatttttgacaggtgacaataattaaatgtttttttgtgtctgTTCTTCTGGGACTTATGTGTCATACGTGTCCTGCAGTGTATTTAATCTGTCTCTctacggcaagtgccgtatatgcagagcATACCTACACTCATAtttaacaagagatgtttcttcagatccgctgctTGTTGAATGTGGACGTATGTATtcctattcttattttttaaaaaaaacacaatatgttGGCTTTGTGTGCCTTAATTATGCATGCCCTACATGAGCAAAGAAAAGGCATCAATGAATATTTTACATACatcaagattattattatatactttcTACGCGCCAAAGAACACACTTCAAAATAGAATCAACAAAAAATGAGGTACAAGGACCTAAAGTTAGCATCCATCTCGCTAGAAAGTGATGGAAACATACTCTGTCCGCTAATTTATCCTGCTTCCACAAGTGTACCCTGCTGTCCAACTGCTGGTTGGAGTTGCGAGGATGTAGCAGAATCAATCAATCCTACAACATGGGAGTATGTGAAGACAATGATACTGCCGGTTTTACTTGAGAAACAAAAAACACCGGATGTAGACTGCCACCATTAAAAGACTATACTATATATAGACTCAGTTTCTCCACATGTCCCCCTGTCGTATGGACAATCAAGGATACTACCTCTGGATTCAGGAAGTTTAATCAGCGTTACAATGTCTACATGAGGAAAAGTAGGAGTAAAGGGCACACCATGAAGAGCTATGTAACTCCTTCAGACGATTCTGTTTTACAGACATTAAAGTCTGATGACACAGCCTGTCAGTTTAACCCCTACAAGACTTGTTCATCCACATTGGgtagagtttaaaaaaagcagATAAGGATTATGCCAAACTAAAGGAAGGTGAATGAAAGAGGCTTAAAAAAACAAGCTAACATTGAACACAAGAATTTTCAATCATGAGCACAGGCACACAAACAAACCGCTACACAACTGCAGATAAGTCTTTCATCAACTACACTTTCCACTGGACATAACTTAGAGTTGAGCCATGttcaagaaaataaaacatgttgcGTAAAATATCACTATACTACTATCAAATAGCTTATGTAAAACTGAACTGCGCATAAATCCCTCTGTATAGAAACACTCAATCTGTATGTAGATCTGTATGGATAAGGACTACCTTTTTCAAAGAAATAagaattatctatctatctatctatcaagaagtttatttgtttgtttttttgccaaatatcttcgacacccctgcaccgattgggatgaaaccaaggtGAGGTGGTCCAGCTGGATCCTGGCCAGGATTTAAGGGGTTTAGGGTCCTGGACAGACCTTCCTTTGGTGTACGccaggcagaactttgacccgggaagcctgttctgagccacTCGCTTGATGGATTTGTACAAAAACtatacagactggtaacattggatccctgAAGACATACTAGGGTGTTTGAAGTCCAAGTCAGACCTACCATTGGTGTATGTTGGCCAGAATTCTGACCCGGGGAGCCTATTCTAGGCCTTCCACTGAATGAAttagtttgtttgtctgtctggttatgcattcggacacccctgcaccaattgggatgaaacaaatgggaggtggtccagttggatcctgggcaggttttaaggggcttagggtcccagttggacctccctTCCGTGTACGCTGGGAAGAACATTGAACCGAGGAGCTTGTTCtagaccttccactggatggatttggtttgtttgtctgtccagttatgcattcggacacccctgaaCTGATTTGGATAAAACCAATGCAAGCTGGACCAGTTGGAtcatggccaggttttagggggttagggttcacCCGTTGGAGTACactaggcagaactttgacccagggagcctgttctgagctttctACTAAATGGATTCGGATGAAAACTTTCCAGACTATTAAAATTGCcccagaagacataccagggGGTTGAGGTCCTAGTCGGAGCTCCCTTGGTGTACGTTGAGCAGAACTTTAACCCAAGGAGCcttttctgagccttccactggacgGATTTtgatgatatttaatataaaaacaaaaccacactgggcagccacctcatgggtgtgttggaagagctgctaagctgctagttatttttaaaatgttgacagttacatccaacaaATTGATAACTTAATTacatgaagatttaaacccaggcaatgatgggtacttcagctagtttgcTTAATAAACCAGTTAACAAGCATTTTGaatcaattaataaaataaaatttactttaaaCTTTTTCAGCACAAAGAATAATATCTTCTTTAAATTCCTATTCTATCCtttacaaaatgtaatttcattaGAATATTTAATGAATTTATTGTGATTGTTACCTGAAAGCAAATGTATTTCAATATTAGATTTTTCTTTTTAGGTCCTCTTTTATGCGCACAAAAACTACATAATACAAAAAAAGTTAGTTGTAACACAATATGCAGCTTTATCATACTGTGCAAGCAGGTGCAATCAGCTGTGTAttaaagaacaataaaatattgtctGTAGATAAAGATCCTTAAATTCCATCTACTGTCTTCTTCccattgtgttaaaaaaaacaatttaacctAATTTTGGGTGAAGTAAATTAAAATTTGATAAAATATACAGATTGATTTTTCAGGTTATTCCTTTGTTTATGAAAATATGTTTAAAGTCTTTACTAATCTGTTACTAGAATATGCacatcatttgcagtcaatgaggtatatttactaaactgcaggtgtggaaaagtggagatgttgtctatagcaatcaatcagattctagctgtcatttatttagtgcattctacaaaatgacagctagaatctgattggttgctataggcaacatctccactttttcaaacccgcagtttagtaaatctagccctatatctcaCAATGATATCTATGTCTTTTGACAAACAGTATTCTAGACAAGCACATGTGAATTTCAGTAGCACAGGGTCTTATACAATTATCACATTAAAGGCAAGCCTTTTGGGATCCTTTAAGATCTCTGTGGTTCAGTACTGCCTACGACGGAGATAGAGAATCTAACTGGGTGAATGAATATACCAAGGATTGGTTTTGCTGCTGCAGCCCCATAGTTCGCTGTTCTTTTTGGGCACCAAGCGAGACCTTTTGGAGTTGGTGTCACTAGAACTAGCAAAGTTTTCTGGATCTTCAAGTAAAGCTGGGAAACTGGCGAAtgtggttttccaagttagaTAAATAGTTTCAGATAAAGGATTTCTGGATTGCCAGTTTAAGCTGAGAAGCTGTAGACTCTGTTTTTCTAAGTTTAAACAGGTAACTGCAGGGAATCAATTAATCCTAAAATGAGCAGGGTGAAGAACAAATAGATCTGGCAATTTAGGGAAAGTCACAGGTACCTTAAATAACAGGAAGGGAGGAATAACTAATCAACATATGGCTGAATGGTAGAGGAGACCAACGACGGATCTGCGTATGTCCAgacctgaatccaagatggcgcctCCATAGTGGACCCCAGCAGGCTGGTCTGCGGGTCCAGTACAAGGTAACAATATTTCACAAGATAATATTGTGGGTAATCACACCAATTATTGTTACTTGTACCTGATTTGTTATtgacataaataaaatgaattcaaattatgtttcaatttttCCAAAGCTTGCTTGAAGTCTTTATTCCTCAGGCTGTATATGAATGGGTTAAGCAATGGTGACACCACAGTATAAAGCAGTGATAATGCCTTGCTTGTAGCCAAAAATTGTCCTTTGTTTGGAACCATATATACAAAAAAGAGAGACCCATAAAATATAGACACAACAGTCAGGTGGGAGctacaggtggagaaggctttctgtctcccactaaTGGACTGGATGTTTAGGATGGTGGTGATGATATACACATAAGAAACAATGATGATTGTGAATGgacatatgataataataatgccgAATAAAGCTACCTGTATTTGTAGGAGTGAAGTGTCTGAACAAGAAAGCTCTAGAATAGGAGGGTAATCACAGAAGAAATGATCAATAACATTTGGTCCACAGAAGTCTAATTTGCATATATCTATTTCATCCATCAACAATACCAAAAAACTTAACAACCAAGATCCAATGATAGACTTCACACAAAAAGTTTTGTTGACTATAGAGCTATATCTCAGTGGGTTACAGATAGCTAAATATCGGTCATAAGACATTACTGTTAGGATCAGACACTCTGATGTCTCTGAGTTAGCAAACACAAAAAACTGTGATATACAGGCAGTAAGAGACATGGTGCCTCCGTCATGAAGTATTATGTGAAGTAGGTTCGGGAGAATGTCTGTAGTCATCAGAATGTCCACTATAGACACTTGTGTGATGAAGAAATACATTGGAGAATGAAGATTTTTGCTCATTGAAACtaatataatgataataacatTACCGCACATGGTGACACAGTAAATGATGAGCAGGAACACAAACAATAGACTATTGAAGCTGTGAAGATTTGGAAATCCAATGAGAAAGACATAAGAGACATTATTCTCACGCATTACTTGAACAAGCCCTGAAGGAGAAGCATAAAATATCATACTCAGCGATAACTCATCATATCACACTActattgttacatttattttcccAGCTATATATAAGTAAAATTTATGGGGTCCCCAAACATCGTACCTATAACTGAGTGCGGTGTGATTTTTGTGTCCTGTGTCAAATGTCTCAGAGGAGTAAATAAATTGCTCTTTTTGTGCAAACAAATACTAGagaatacatttctgtatttacCTGTTTACACTTCAATTTATTTAAGAAGTATGTGATCGGCTAAAAGTATTTCCATTAgaacatattttatacatatatattgcatgTAGTGACCAGCATGAGATCAAAC
This genomic interval carries:
- the LOC142150443 gene encoding olfactory receptor 11L1-like yields the protein MRENNVSYVFLIGFPNLHSFNSLLFVFLLIIYCVTMCGNVIIIILVSMSKNLHSPMYFFITQVSIVDILMTTDILPNLLHIILHDGGTMSLTACISQFFVFANSETSECLILTVMSYDRYLAICNPLRYSSIVNKTFCVKSIIGSWLLSFLVLLMDEIDICKLDFCGPNVIDHFFCDYPPILELSCSDTSLLQIQVALFGIIIIICPFTIIIVSYVYIITTILNIQSISGRQKAFSTCSSHLTVVSIFYGSLFFVYMVPNKGQFLATSKALSLLYTVVSPLLNPFIYSLRNKDFKQALEKLKHNLNSFYLCQ